In Chitinophagaceae bacterium, the genomic window TTTAATAGTATTTAAATATTTTCACAAAGTAATTTTGACCTATCAAAAAATAATAATGAAAAAATCTGCCCTTTTTGTATTCTTTGTTACTTCTTTACTTGTTGCCAATGCACAAAAAATTAGTGGAAGTATTAAAAAGGATGCCAGTGAAGCAGCTTCTTCTGCTACAATTGCTCTATTAAAAAATAGCGATTCTACTATTCTAAAATATGCCATTGTTAAAAAGGATGGAAATTTTGAGTTGATCAATATTGCGGCTGGTATTTATCTTTTAAAAGCGAGCCATATTGGTTATAAAACTCTTTATGTTCCTGTTGATTTTCAATCTACGGATTTATTGCTCAAGCCCATTGTACTTAAAAAAGAGGAAACAAATCTTGCTGGTGTTACCGTATCTTCTGCAAAACCTATTATAGAAGTTAAAGCCGATAAAACCATTTTGAATGTGGAGGGTACAATAAATGCTACCGGAAATGATGGATTGGAATTGTTGCGTAAATCACCGGGAGTAATGATTGATAAAGATGATAACATAAGCCTTGCAGGTAAAAATGGGGTAAACGTTTACATTGATGGGAAACCATCACCACTTTCAGGCGCTGACCTTACCAATTATTTAAAGAGCTTGCAGAGTTCTCAAATGGAATCAATTGAAATTATAACCAACCCTTCTGCCAAGTATGATGCAGCAGGTAATGCAGGAATTATCAACATAAAATTAAAAAAGAATAAAACCTTTGGCACCAATGGTAATTTTAATGCCGGGTTCAACCAGGGATTTTATCCAAAGTTTAATGCTGGCTTAGGTCTCAACCACCGCAATAAAAATATTAATGTATTTGGCACTTACAATTATAATAACGGTAAGAGCAGGATGCAAATTAACAGCAGAAAAGAGCAACTGGATACTTTATTTGTGCAGAACAATGTAATGAATTTTAAAAATAACACCCATGGGTTTAAAGTGGGAGCCGATTATTTTTTAAACAAAAAAAGTACCATTGGTGCAGTGGTGAATGGCAATTTCTCCGATATGGAATTTACTACTTCGGGGCCTATGTATTTTACTGAAATATCAAGCGGCACCCAGGTAAAAGTTATGAATGCTACCAATGATAATAAAATGCCCCGGAATGATGTGAATGCCAATTTGAATTACCGGTTTTCTGCTGGCGGTAAAGAATTTAGCATAGATGCAGATTACGGTTTTTACAATATTAAATCGGATCAATACCAACCCAATTTCTATTACGATGGTACAGGAACGGTGGAAACTAACCGGGCCATTTATAATATGGTTGCACCAACCAATATTGACATAGCTACCCTAAAATCAGATTATGAACAGGATTTTAAAGGCGGTAAACTGGGTATTGGTGGTAAAACCAGTTTTGTGAAAACCAATAACAACTTTAAAAGTTATAATGTTTTTACGACTGGAAATGTTTTAGACACAGGCAAGAGCAACAAATTTGACTATAAAGAAAATATTAATGCACTTTATGTAAACTATGCCAGGCAGTATAAAAAAGGCTTTATGGTTCAACTTGGATTGAGGGCAGAAAACACCAACCTTACTGGAACATCGAATGGATACAGGTGGGATACCAATAGCTGGGAGAAATATGATACCACATTTAAAAGAAACTATACCGGGCTTTTTCCCAGCGCTGCTGTAACTTTTAATAAAAACCCCATGAAGCAGTGGACTTTTTCTTACAGTAGGAGGATTGACAGGCCAGCTTACCAGGATTTAAACCCATTTGAGTTCAGGCTCAACGAATATTCTTATATGAAAGGCAATACCGACCTGAGGCCGCAATACACCAATAGTTTTGGGGTGACCAATGTGTATAAGTATAAACTTACCACTTCATTTAACTATAGCCATGTAAAAGATATTTTTGCCCGTGTACCCGATACAACTGATAAAACAAAAGGGTTTTTAACCAAAAAGAATTTGGCTACACAGGATATTTTTGCCTTGAATATCAGTTATCCTTTCCAGTATAAGAAATACAGTTTTTTTGCAACCCTCAACTCCAACTATGCCCATTACCAGGCCGACTTTGGCGGTGGTGACCGGAACATTGATTTAAAAGTTTTCGCCCTTACCTACTATATGCAAAATAGTTTCAAATTTGGTAAAGGATGGACAGGAGAGCTTTCTGGTTTATATATTTCACCATCGGTATGGCAGGGAACCATAAAGTCAGATGCCATGGGTATGGTGGATGTAGGCCTTCAAAAAACAATCTTAAAAAATACCGGCAACATAAAACTTGTAGTGAGTGATATTTTTAAAACTATGAAATGGGGAGGGAAATCTGATTTTGCCGGTGTAAGCAGTACGTTTAACGGCCATGGTGAATTAACCCAGGTGAAATTAAATTTTAGCTACAGATTTGGTAACAGCCAGGTAAAAGCTGCACGCCAGCGTAAAAGCGCCATAGAAGATGAAAATAAACGTACCCAGCAAAGCGGCGGACAAATGGGCGGCAATTAATATTGTGTAAACTAAATTTTGGGGTTAAGTATTTATTGCATTTTAAACGATTCCATAAACTTGGTAGTGAAGTTACCATTGCGGAAATCTTCGTTTTCCATCAATTGTAAATGAAAGGGAATGGTGGTTTTAATTCCTTCAATTACATATTCACTAAGCGCCCTTTGCATGGTATCCAGCGCTTCTTCTCTTGTACGGGCAACAGCAATTAATTTTCCAATCATGCTATCGTAGTATGGTGGAATAGTATAGCCGGCATACACATGGCTATCTACTCTTACGCCGTGGCCACCTGGGGTATTTAATACGGTAATTTTTCCAGGGCTTGGTCTAAAATCATTATATGGATCTTCTGCATTTATGCGGCATTCAATAGCATGCATTTGAGGCAGGTAATTGTTACCGCTTACTTTTTCGCCGGCGGCAATTTTAATTTGTTCTTTAATAAGGTCAAAGTTTATTACTTCTTCTGTAACGCAGTGTTCTACCTGGATACGGGTATTCATCTCCATAAAATAAAAATTACGGTGCTTATCTACCAGGAACTCAATGGTGCCTACGCCTTCATAGCTGATAGATGCAGCGGCTTTAATTGCAGCTTCTCCCATTTTATGCCTGAGTTCATCTGTCATAAAGGGTGATGGTGATTCTTCCACAAGTTTTTGATGCCTGCGCTGTATGCTGCAATCTCTTTCACTTAAATGACAAACATTACCGTATTGATCGCCGGCAACCTGTATTTCAATATGCCTGGGTTCTTCTACATATTTTTCCATGTAGATGCCGTCGTTTTTAAAAGATGCCGCCGCTTCAATTTTTGCCGACTCATATGCCTTTTCAATATCTTCTTCTTTCCATACAACCCTCATGCCTTTACCGCCACCGCCTGCAGTAGCTTTTAAAATAATCGGAAACCCAATTCTTACTCCTTCTTTTTTGGCTTGGTACACACTTTCCAATAAGCCTTCTACGCCAGGAACAACGGGAACACCGGCATTTATCATTGTTTGCTTAGCGGTTACTTTATCGCCCATGGCCGTAATCATTTCGGGTGTAGGGCCAATAAACTTTATACCATGTTTGGTGCAAATTTCTGCAAACCTTGCATTTTCTGCCAAAAAACCATAGCCGGGGTGAATGGCGTCGGCATTAGTAATTTCAACGGCTGCAATAATATTAGGTATGTTTAAATAACTATCGGCACTGGCTGGCTTGCCAATACAAACCGCTTCATCGGCAAACTTTACGTGTAAACTGTCTTTATCTGCTGTGGAATAAACCGCTACGGTTTTTATACCCATTTCCTTGCAGGTACGAAGGATACGAAGGGCAATTTCGCCCCGGTTTGCGATTAATATTTTTTTAAACACTGGTTAAAAGTTAATAGTTAAAAATCAAAAAAAATGAGTAACTGAGAAAAACCTGAATAAAGTATGGATACTTTAGGAATGAATTTTGGGTTTTTAATTAGGTTCTACAAGAAATAGGGGTTGATCGTACTCTACAGGGCTGGCATTTTCTACTAATATTTTTACAATTTTACCACTCACTTCACTTTCAATTTCATTAAAAAGCTTCATGGCTTCAATAATGCAAACAACTTTGCCGGGAGTTACCTCATCGCCTACATTTGCAAACAAAGGCTTACCAGGGCCAGCCTGGCGGTAAAAAGTGCCAATCATTGGGCTTTTGATTGTAATGAGATTGTCTTGCTTGGGTTCCTGGGCAGCAGCCGGTGGTTTGTCTTTTGAAATAGCCGGTGCAGGAACTGCCTGGCTTACTGCAGGAGCAGCTGCAGCATTTGTATAAATGGTTTGATTAGGGTCTTTTTTTTGTTTGATGGTAATTTTGGTACCATCTTCCTCAATAGTTATTTCACCAATATTGGTTTTATTTACCAGTTTTACCAGTTCCTGAATTTGTTTAATGTCCATTTTTAATATTTAATATTATTAATTGAAATGGGAAACGGGAAGCTAAGGTAAGGAAAATGATATTGAACCAGGAAGTTTATTTTTTGAGTTTTTCACTAAAAATGCCCTTTTTTTGGGTAAAACTGGGCAAAAATCATTAAAAAGTGCTGTTTTTAGTAAAAAAAAGAAAACCAGCAAATACTGGTTTTAATATAAGGTTGTAGGAGTTCTTGATTAATAATTACTTTACCCTTTCTACGTATTCCCCGGTTTTTGAGTTAATTCTTATGAGTTCGCCTTCATTTACAAATAAAGGTACATTTATAGATGCCCCGGTTTCTAAAGTTGCAGGCTTGAGGGTACGGGTTGCAGTATCCCCTTTTATTCCAGGCTCACTGTAAGTAACCATTAATACTATTTTATCGGGCAGTTCCACACCCATTGGCAGTTCTGTTTCCCCGTTAATGAGTACAGAAACTTCCTGGCCTTCTTTTAAAAATGCGGGTGCATCTACCATTTCTTCGGCAACAGTAATTTGTTCAAAAGTTTCATTATCCATAAAGCTATAACCCGAATCATCTTTATATAAAAATTGGAAAGCTTTTCTTTCCACTCTTACAGGATAAATAGTTTCGCCGCTGTTCCAAGTTTGTTCAATGGTACGGCTATTATCTACTCCTTTTAATTTGGCCCAAACTTTAGCTGCAGCACGTGCCGTTTTATTTTGCCCAAATTCTATTACGGAATATAGGTTGCCGTCAATTTTTAAAATCAGGCCACTCCTGATATCTGCTGTTGTTGCCATAAAATTTTATTATTTTGAGGCTGCAAAAGTAGCAAACCCTTATTTAATTGCGAAATTGAATTCTGGTGAAAATAAGTGCCATTAACTCAAAAATTAAAAGACTTTTGAGGATATTTCTTTAATAAACTTACTACTTAACGTGTGCTATCCTTTACCTTTGCAAGCAGTTTATAAAAAGATAAAACTGATAAATTATGAAAGTAACCGTAGTAGGTGCAGGCGCAGTAGGAGCAACCTGTGCCGATAATATTGCCCGTAAACAAATTTGTGACGAATTGGTAATTGTAGATATTAAGGAAGGTTTTGCAGAAGGTAAAGCCATGGACTTATCGCAAACTGCTCAAATTGAAGGCTTTGATACCAAAATAACTGGAAGCACCAATGATTACAGCAAAACAGCCGGAAGTACGGTTGCCGTAATTACTTCGGGCATTCCTCGTAAACCCGGTATGACGAGGGAAGAACTGATTGGTATTAATGCGGGAATTGTAAAATCTGTTACTGAAAACATTTTAAAATATTCTCCCGATTGTATTATTATTGTTATCAGCAACCCAATGGATACCATGGCTTATTTATCCATAATGAGCAGTGGGCTTCCCAAAAACAGGATTATTGGAATGGGAGGAATTTTAGATAGTGCAAGGTTCCGTTATTTTTTAAGTAAGGCAATAGGATGTTCGCCAAATGATTTACAGGCAACAGTAATAGGTGGCCATGGAGATACTACCATGATTCCCTTAACCAGGCTGGCTACTTATTGTGGCACACCAGTTGCTCATTATTTAAGTGAAGAAGCTTTGAAAAAAGTTGCTGCAGATACAATGGTAGGTGGTGCAACACTTACCGGCTTGTTAGGCACTTCGGCATGGTATGCACCAGGAGCCGCAGGAGCATCGCTTGTAGAAGCTATTGTAAGAGATGAAAAGAAAATGATGCCATGCTGTGTTTACCTTGATGGGGAATACGGCCAAAAAGATATTTGTATTGGAGTACCGGTAATTATTGGCCGAAATGGTTGGGAAAAAATTGTAGATTACAAGCTTAATGAAGAAGAGCAGGCATTATTTAGCAAGAGTGCAGAAGCCGTAAGAAATATGAATAATATACTTTCTACTTTAAATGTGTAGATTTTTTTTAAAAAATAAATTTGAAAAAACCTGTTTATGCGTAAATCAAACCTGGCATTTATTGCCATTTTGCTGAGTTTTGTTTTTCTGGCCTGTCAGAAAGAATTAAGTTTTGGCAATTCAAGCTTCTTAGGCAACTTTACAGCTACCATTGACAGTACCAATTGGGAGGCTACAACCATAAAAGAAATAACCCGGCAGGCTGGTACCATTGCCATTACCGGAAAAAGTTCTAATGGTAATATAATTGTTCTAAGGGTTGCCGATTCCGGGGTACATACCTACGGCTTTCATAATTTAAGTGCAAGCAATGTAGCTGTTTATACCGATGCTGCTTCAGGAAATACAAATGTATTTACTACCAATCAATGGGATTTACCCGGGAATTACGGTTCCTTACAAATTATTTCAATTGACACAGTAAATAAAGTAATGAGTGGCACGTTTAGTTTTAGGGCATACCGGCAGTTCGATTCCCTACAACATATTATTTCTAATGGAATTTTCACAAATATTCCATATACCACATCCAATCCTTTACCCTCTGCTACAGATACATTTAGGGTTAAAGTTGACGGCACTCCATTTACCTATAATTCTCTTACAGGAATTGCAACAGGGGCGCCACTTGATCAAATTGCCATTACTGCATTACAAGGCACTGTTGCACCGGTAGTAGGTTTAACCTTACCTTCTTCTGTAACAACAGGAAATTATACTTTTGAAGATGTAGCAAGTACTATCATTGCGTTATATAATCCTTCCGAAACAATGAGCCTTTTGGCAGACAGTGGCAATATCCAAATTTTGGAACATAATACAGTAACCAAAAGAATAAGGGGAAATTTTGATTTTAAAGCAACACCTCTACTTTCAGATTCGCCAAAAGCTGTATTAACAGAAGGTTATTTTTCAATTATTTATCAATAATTACAAGGGAACTAAAAAATTTGCAATGCCGGTTTGTCCGGCATTTTTTTTAATTTCTTTTTGGCGCTGCTATTATAAAAGGTTAATTTTAATGCTCTAAAATTGCTCTATGCAAATATTTTTACCCAAAAAAATTGTACTCCTGTTTTTTTTCTGTTTTTTTTCTGTTTTATCAATTGCACAGCTTAACATTACGCCACAAACTACTGCCAATGCCTTAGCGCAAAGTTTGGTAGGCACTGGTATTACTATTAGCAATGTAACTTTTACCGGCAACCCTTTAATGGCTGGTTATTTCAGGGCGCAAAACAATGCTGGATTGGGAATAGATACAGGTATTGTACTTACTAATGGCCGGGCAAAAACTACAGGCGGCAATACCGGGGTAAATGACGATGCAGGGCAATTAGCTTCTACGGGCTGGAGCCTTGCAGGCGATGCCAACCTTGCCACAGCAATAAGTTCACCGGTAGGTGATTTGCATGATGCCTGTATTTTGGAGTTTGACTTTGTTCCATTGGGTGATTCCATAAAATTTAATTACGTATTTAGTTCGGAGGAATATACACCGGCTTTTGCCTGCCCCGATTTATCGGGCGGCGGTTATAATGACGCATTTGCATTTTTTATTTCGGGCCCTGGATTTCCTACCTTACAAAATATTGCTCTGGTACCAGGTACTTCATTGCCTGTTTCAATATTTAATGTAAATAATGTACCCGATTTTTCCGGCACAGCGCTTTGCCCTAATAACCCAACTTATTATGTTGATAACCCAAGCAATGCATATTTTTCTCATGATGGCCACACTACAGTATTAAGGGCTTTAGCCGTGGTACAACCCTGCCAAACCTATCATTTAAAATTAGTTATTTCCGATGTTGGCGATGGCGTTTGGGATAGCGGAGTATTTTTAGAAGCCGGAAGCTTAAGTTCAAATATTTTGGCATTAACAACCGTTACCGATTTAGATACTTCAGGAATTAATTACCTGGTAGAAGGTTGCCGCCCTGGAACAATCACCATTAAAAGGCAAAGCATAACCCCGTTTCCACAAGTGGTAAATTTATACTATAACGGTACTGCAATTAATGGTGTAGATGTACAAACTTTGCCGCCTTCAGTAACAATTCCGGCAAACCAGGATAGTGTGTTATTAAATTTAATACCCATTGTAGATAATGTAGAAGAAGGAATTGAGCTATTGGAAATAAGTAATTTGCCGCCCTGTGCAAGTACGGGCTCACCACAAAATACCATTATTATACAAATAAGGGATTACGATACCCTTACCATTGGCCCCGGACGTAACCCTGATACGGCATTTATTTGCCGTAATGCTGTATTGCCATTAGTGGCAAACAGTGGTTATACAAACTATGACTGGACACCCAATATTAACTTAAGTAATGCCAATATTCAAAATCCTTTAGCTACACTTACCGATTCCATAGCAAATTATTTTTGCACAGCTACCGTAGGCACTTGTGTGGCCAAAGATTCTTTGAATATAAAATGGAAGCAAATATGGCTGCAATCAAAAACCGATATTCTATGTAATAATGGAACTACCGGAAAAATATTGGTTCGCACCAGTACCGGATGGCAAGCACCTGTTGTGTTTCAGGCAAATTCAGGCGCATGGCAAAGTTCACCACTGTTTAATAACCTTTCTGAGGGCAATTATGTAGTACGTGTAAAGGATGCATCGGGTTGTATGGATAGTATTGTTGTAAACCTGGTACAATCTTACCCGGATTTATTAGTAAATGCCATAGATACCACTTTTGCTTCCTGTTCCGGAAATCCGGATGCTACCATTACGATTCAAGCAGGTGGTGGAAGAACGCCTTATACGTATTCCATAAATAACGGAACGGTAAGTACTCCGTTCCAGGCTTCAAATATTTTCAATGTATTACAGGGAAATTATACCATTACTATAAAAGATGCCAATGGCTGTATTGTAACAGACCTACGAACAATAGCATTAAAAAACGATTTAACAATGAGTTTTACCGGCGTGCCTGTAATTTGTGAAGGAACCAGCAGTAACCCTTTACCACTGGTTTCAAATGCTATCAGTTATTTATGGTGGCCATCAGGAGGCTTAAGCAGCACTAATGTAAAAAATCCCATTGCCAACCCGGTAGTTACCACAAAATATTATGTAAAAGGTACAAAAGGGGTTTGTATTTCTACAGATAGTATTATAGTAAATGTAAACCCTGCGCCAATTCCCAATGCCGGGGCCGATAAAACGATTTGCTTTGGAGGAAATACAAGCCTCACAGGAAGTGGCGGAACACAATTTAACTGGAGGCCGGTAACTTATCTTGACGATATTCATGCCGCATCACCCAATGTTATAAATCCAATAGATAATAAATCCTATTACCTCGAAGTTATAGATGTAAACGGATGTATTTCTTTGTTTGAAGATACAGTTAAACTTTCTGTTACACCTGCAGTAAAATTATTTGCAGGTTACGATACGGTAGCGGCAATGGGCCAGCCCGTTCAGTTATTTGCATACGAAGTAGGGAATAGTGGTGTAATAAGGTACAGCTGGGAGCCTTCCACCGGATTAAATGATGCAACTATTGGAAGCCCGGTAGCAACATTGTACAACGATGTAGTATATTATGTTACGGGTTATACCAGTGAAAACTGTAAAGGCAGCGCCGTAGTAAAAGTAAAAGTGTACAAAGGGCCAGATATTTATGTGCCTACAGCATTTACACCCAATGGTGATGGTTTAAATGATTTACTAAAAGCCATTCCTGTAGGTATGAAAATAAACCAATACTTTAAAATTTATAACCGCTGGGGGCATCAGGTATTTGCTACATCTGATTTTCACAGGGGATGGAACGGCAGGCTTAAAGATGGAAATGTTTCTACCGGCACTTATGTATGGGTTGCTCAGGGTATTGATTATTTAGGCAGAACTGTTTTTAGAAGAGGTTCTGTATTAGTTCTTCCTTAACAGTTTTTGAAGAAAAATTAAGTAACAGGCAATAGAATAAAATCCAGTTGCCTTTTTAATTGATTGTTTTTTATATAGTAAAGTATTGACTTGTTTTCCCCAAACGTAAGTATTTAGCTCAAAATCAGATATTTAGAATTTTTATTTGTAAAAGTGAACATTTTTTATATTTTTGCAGTTCTATCCGCTGTATGAAATAATTCATCATCCTTGAAAATCTACAATAAGAGATTTGCACTCCCCTAACAATGCATCTTCTCCACAAAATCTGATATTTCCTAAGTATTCTGCACACTTAAAGTTTATCTGAACTATTCGTTTAGTTTTTAGACGCATTTTATTATCCATGTTACTTTGTTAAAGCCGGCAGTTTTTACTTAAAAGAAATATTGAAACATGGAAAAGTTTTACGCATTTGTGGGCAAATTACCCTTCAACTCCAAAAGAGAAAATGGCCGTGGCCCAGTAAATATATTTTTTATTGCTTGCTTTTACTTTATTGCTGCATTATTCATGCTACTTAATAGTGCCTCTGCACAAACCTGGACGAGATCCAGGCCAATCACTTTAACTCCGGCAACAACCGTTGCAAATTACCAGGTAAAAGTTACCATTACTACGGCTATTATGGGAAACCCATATACTGATATGAATAGTGCTGGCAATGATATTCGTTTTTATGATGCTTCTTATACTCCTTGTGCATACTGGATAGAAACTTTTAGTAATGCCGGTACATCCATTATTTGGGTAAAAGTTGCTAATCCTTCCACAACAATTTATATGTATTATGGAAATGCTATAGCAACGGCTGTTAGTAATGCGGATAATACATTCGATTATTTTGAAGATTTTAAAACAGATATTTCAGGCAGGTGGACAGTGGCGTCCACTAATGGTTCTGTAACGCAAAACACAGCAGGAACAGGTACTGTAACCATGAGCAATACCAGCAATGCCGGTGCAAACGGGATAAGCAACACAAGCCCTTTTACTACAGCTTCCACATCGTTTTTTTTAGAAACCAAACACAGAGAATCTGCCTATCATCGTAACAGGATATATGCCGCTGCAGCAAACATGGGTTTTTCTCCTACAGGATTTGATTATGGATATTTCAAAAATCCTGCAGCTGCAAATACTGTTTCAGAAGTTTTTTGGAATGGTTTTTCGGGAACAAATTTGCTTACCCAAAATAATGATTATTTAACCCGTTGGTTAATTACCGATGGTTCCACTTATAATTATTTTACATACAATTGGCCAGGTTATACCGCATTAGATGCTGTGAATAGGAATACTACTGTTGCAGCTACCATACGATATATACATTTCAGGGTTACAGAAGCAAACAATACTTCCATAACAGTAGATTGGGTGAGGGTGCGAAAATCCCAGGCAACAGACCCGTTAACAACTGTGGGTATAGTTGTGAACCATTCATCCAGCCCTGCAATTACAGCTTTCTCACCGGTAACAAGTGTATGTGTAAATACAGATTTCACCATTAACGGTACAAACCTGGATAATGCATTTTTGGTAACCGTTGGTGGAACGGCAGTAAATATTGTAAGCAATTCCAGCACCCAAATTGTTGCCAATAGCGCTACTGCATTATCGGGTACAGTGGTAGTGCAAACGCCATTGGGTGCAGTGAGCAGCGCTGCATCTTATACTATTGATGCTTTGCCTTTAATAGGGCCTATTTTGGGTGGAGCCACAAATGTTTGTGTAGGGAGCAATAGCCCTGCATTTACTAATTCCAATGCAACGGGAACATGGTCGGTAACCAATGGTACAGGCCAGGCTTCAATAAATACTTCGGGTATATTAAATGGAATTAGCCCGGGAACCGTTACAGTAAATTATGAAGTTATAAATGGCAGATGTACATTGGTTAAT contains:
- a CDS encoding TonB-dependent receptor codes for the protein MKKSALFVFFVTSLLVANAQKISGSIKKDASEAASSATIALLKNSDSTILKYAIVKKDGNFELINIAAGIYLLKASHIGYKTLYVPVDFQSTDLLLKPIVLKKEETNLAGVTVSSAKPIIEVKADKTILNVEGTINATGNDGLELLRKSPGVMIDKDDNISLAGKNGVNVYIDGKPSPLSGADLTNYLKSLQSSQMESIEIITNPSAKYDAAGNAGIINIKLKKNKTFGTNGNFNAGFNQGFYPKFNAGLGLNHRNKNINVFGTYNYNNGKSRMQINSRKEQLDTLFVQNNVMNFKNNTHGFKVGADYFLNKKSTIGAVVNGNFSDMEFTTSGPMYFTEISSGTQVKVMNATNDNKMPRNDVNANLNYRFSAGGKEFSIDADYGFYNIKSDQYQPNFYYDGTGTVETNRAIYNMVAPTNIDIATLKSDYEQDFKGGKLGIGGKTSFVKTNNNFKSYNVFTTGNVLDTGKSNKFDYKENINALYVNYARQYKKGFMVQLGLRAENTNLTGTSNGYRWDTNSWEKYDTTFKRNYTGLFPSAAVTFNKNPMKQWTFSYSRRIDRPAYQDLNPFEFRLNEYSYMKGNTDLRPQYTNSFGVTNVYKYKLTTSFNYSHVKDIFARVPDTTDKTKGFLTKKNLATQDIFALNISYPFQYKKYSFFATLNSNYAHYQADFGGGDRNIDLKVFALTYYMQNSFKFGKGWTGELSGLYISPSVWQGTIKSDAMGMVDVGLQKTILKNTGNIKLVVSDIFKTMKWGGKSDFAGVSSTFNGHGELTQVKLNFSYRFGNSQVKAARQRKSAIEDENKRTQQSGGQMGGN
- the accC gene encoding acetyl-CoA carboxylase biotin carboxylase subunit, coding for MFKKILIANRGEIALRILRTCKEMGIKTVAVYSTADKDSLHVKFADEAVCIGKPASADSYLNIPNIIAAVEITNADAIHPGYGFLAENARFAEICTKHGIKFIGPTPEMITAMGDKVTAKQTMINAGVPVVPGVEGLLESVYQAKKEGVRIGFPIILKATAGGGGKGMRVVWKEEDIEKAYESAKIEAAASFKNDGIYMEKYVEEPRHIEIQVAGDQYGNVCHLSERDCSIQRRHQKLVEESPSPFMTDELRHKMGEAAIKAAASISYEGVGTIEFLVDKHRNFYFMEMNTRIQVEHCVTEEVINFDLIKEQIKIAAGEKVSGNNYLPQMHAIECRINAEDPYNDFRPSPGKITVLNTPGGHGVRVDSHVYAGYTIPPYYDSMIGKLIAVARTREEALDTMQRALSEYVIEGIKTTIPFHLQLMENEDFRNGNFTTKFMESFKMQ
- the accB gene encoding acetyl-CoA carboxylase biotin carboxyl carrier protein; amino-acid sequence: MDIKQIQELVKLVNKTNIGEITIEEDGTKITIKQKKDPNQTIYTNAAAAPAVSQAVPAPAISKDKPPAAAQEPKQDNLITIKSPMIGTFYRQAGPGKPLFANVGDEVTPGKVVCIIEAMKLFNEIESEVSGKIVKILVENASPVEYDQPLFLVEPN
- the efp gene encoding elongation factor P, with the protein product MATTADIRSGLILKIDGNLYSVIEFGQNKTARAAAKVWAKLKGVDNSRTIEQTWNSGETIYPVRVERKAFQFLYKDDSGYSFMDNETFEQITVAEEMVDAPAFLKEGQEVSVLINGETELPMGVELPDKIVLMVTYSEPGIKGDTATRTLKPATLETGASINVPLFVNEGELIRINSKTGEYVERVK
- the mdh gene encoding malate dehydrogenase, with protein sequence MKVTVVGAGAVGATCADNIARKQICDELVIVDIKEGFAEGKAMDLSQTAQIEGFDTKITGSTNDYSKTAGSTVAVITSGIPRKPGMTREELIGINAGIVKSVTENILKYSPDCIIIVISNPMDTMAYLSIMSSGLPKNRIIGMGGILDSARFRYFLSKAIGCSPNDLQATVIGGHGDTTMIPLTRLATYCGTPVAHYLSEEALKKVAADTMVGGATLTGLLGTSAWYAPGAAGASLVEAIVRDEKKMMPCCVYLDGEYGQKDICIGVPVIIGRNGWEKIVDYKLNEEEQALFSKSAEAVRNMNNILSTLNV
- a CDS encoding choice-of-anchor L domain-containing protein, whose protein sequence is MQIFLPKKIVLLFFFCFFSVLSIAQLNITPQTTANALAQSLVGTGITISNVTFTGNPLMAGYFRAQNNAGLGIDTGIVLTNGRAKTTGGNTGVNDDAGQLASTGWSLAGDANLATAISSPVGDLHDACILEFDFVPLGDSIKFNYVFSSEEYTPAFACPDLSGGGYNDAFAFFISGPGFPTLQNIALVPGTSLPVSIFNVNNVPDFSGTALCPNNPTYYVDNPSNAYFSHDGHTTVLRALAVVQPCQTYHLKLVISDVGDGVWDSGVFLEAGSLSSNILALTTVTDLDTSGINYLVEGCRPGTITIKRQSITPFPQVVNLYYNGTAINGVDVQTLPPSVTIPANQDSVLLNLIPIVDNVEEGIELLEISNLPPCASTGSPQNTIIIQIRDYDTLTIGPGRNPDTAFICRNAVLPLVANSGYTNYDWTPNINLSNANIQNPLATLTDSIANYFCTATVGTCVAKDSLNIKWKQIWLQSKTDILCNNGTTGKILVRTSTGWQAPVVFQANSGAWQSSPLFNNLSEGNYVVRVKDASGCMDSIVVNLVQSYPDLLVNAIDTTFASCSGNPDATITIQAGGGRTPYTYSINNGTVSTPFQASNIFNVLQGNYTITIKDANGCIVTDLRTIALKNDLTMSFTGVPVICEGTSSNPLPLVSNAISYLWWPSGGLSSTNVKNPIANPVVTTKYYVKGTKGVCISTDSIIVNVNPAPIPNAGADKTICFGGNTSLTGSGGTQFNWRPVTYLDDIHAASPNVINPIDNKSYYLEVIDVNGCISLFEDTVKLSVTPAVKLFAGYDTVAAMGQPVQLFAYEVGNSGVIRYSWEPSTGLNDATIGSPVATLYNDVVYYVTGYTSENCKGSAVVKVKVYKGPDIYVPTAFTPNGDGLNDLLKAIPVGMKINQYFKIYNRWGHQVFATSDFHRGWNGRLKDGNVSTGTYVWVAQGIDYLGRTVFRRGSVLVLP